Proteins encoded by one window of Glycine soja cultivar W05 chromosome 15, ASM419377v2, whole genome shotgun sequence:
- the LOC114387419 gene encoding protein SMG7L-like isoform X1, with the protein MATNPSLLPGIHKEEKVLWEIGNSEKQLWALIHSKGLLHSDAQDLYHKVRSSYERIILSNHMLSELQDVEYSLWKLHYKHIDEFRKIIKKSSGNVESKKSGMPQNRAVQGDNCNHLKLFKIFLTEAIEFYQTLIVKLRKHYGVPVEALFYKMGWNSTSVEPDVMQKCQYLCHRCLVCMGDLARYKQQCENPDTKNHNWSVAATHYLEATRIWPDSGNPQNQLAVLATYIGDEFLALYHCVRSLAVKEPFPDAWNNLILLFEKNRSSPLEYVSSKICLDFLKPFRRIGEETKAQWEDDSSNCNKFEGKSNHFAKLWSLVVRTISFLFISSSSLEEFSIALASTIGELDKTMELEDAELKTMLESYSQMDLARRGPFRAIQVVSVLIFSLTNLIDRLRKDESENKNDGQLMQLALTAAFSLMGRFIERCLKASSLIHCPLLPSVLVFVEWCSSIHEVCATDQKSTIAISYFFDVFVALLNQLKDDKKETEKHLHRTPLWEDYELRGFVPIACSHLSLDFCGNWEHTDNFESGIELRTERIREVAMKIASSSNNWQKWITCDKLGSNFYVARSDQDLDKKETETVQSNGNSTKLEEPNQKTNKDTGEHGKGMIKDNLSTNGKSSVVEEEEVILFRPLTRYNSAPSHPSISTDDKMSPKDKDSQSLLSDDCLRRASSLFMAQNPAQTQSDPWEFSILDVRSDKSFKQQEPSTRESNAHSFSEAPISAGPPSLNAWVLDRGSFSPNRNNGTNGLSEHRLQPIEEIASSSLASLSINKAENSATSSVDESSNSHYSSSATYSLPIPSAPLLPYNAAWFSVAQSSLSSPLFTDNSLPKSGYPDWSSTYGPHGYDPRFPVLSSGYPPPGRMTSSEWLRWYRENYKPERTNNNMQPTHLNTPGPGNHVNFLYHDTYRFGQFDTWNNNPPLSSNQYTYMEPPGPPPVQPGFLSAFGEHKGSVYNNFQRPSPYGCGVVTDLRNEPQSLLECLKEKEWRLQSDPNVRGPTFMGN; encoded by the exons ATGGCAACTAATCCATCGCTTTTGCCAGGAATtcataaagaagaaaaagttcTCTGGGAG ATTGGGAATTCTGAAAAGCAGTTGTGGGCATTGATCCATTCCAAAGGCCTTCTGCACTCTGATGCTCAAGACTTGTACCACAAGGTCCGGTCTAGTTATGAGAGAATAATCTTGAGTAACCACATGCTCTCAGAACTTCAGGATGTTGAATATTCCTTGTGGAAGCTGCACTATAAGCATATTGATGAATTTcgcaaaataataaagaaaagctCTGGTAATGTGGAGAGCAAAAAATCAGGAATGCCACAAAATCGTGCTGTGCAGGGAGACAATTGCAATCATTTAAAGTTATTCAAGATATTTCTGAcagaagctattgagttttaCCAAACTCTGATTGTAAAACTTAGAAAACATTATGGAGTCCCAGTGGAGGCTTTGTTTTATAAAATGGGTTGGAACTCTACTTCTGTTGAACCAGATGTCATGCAGAAATGCCAGTATTTATGTCATCGCTGCTTAGTTTGTATGGGGGATCTTGCCAGGTATAAACAACAATGTGAAAACCCAGATACTAAAAATCATAATTGGTCGGTTGCTGCCACCCATTATTTGGAAGCAACAAGGATTTGGCCAGACAGTGGTAACCCACAAAATCAG TTGGCTGTACTGGCAACATATATTGGTGATGAATTTCTTGCTCTTTACCATTGTGTAAGAAGTTTAGCGGTTAAAGAACCTTTTCCTGATGCCTGGAACAATCTTATCTTGTTGTTTGAGAAG AACAGGTCATCTCCTCTGGAATATGTTTCCAGCAAAATCTGTTTAGATTTCTTGAAACCTTTTCGAAGAATTGGTGAAGAGACCAAGGCACAATGGGAAGATGATAGCTCAAACTGCAACAAGTTTGAAGGCAAAAGTAATCATTTTGCAAAGTTATGGTCTCTTGTGGTCAGAACAATAAGCTTCCTCTTCATATCGTCAAG CAGTTTAGAGGAATTCTCTATTGCATTGGCATCTACAATTGGAGAGTTGGATAAAACGATGGAGCTAGAAGATGCAGAACTAAAGACCATGTTGGAATCCTATAGTCAAATGGATTTAGCCAGAAGAGGTCCTTTCCGAGCTATACAAGTAGTTTCTGTTCTCATATTTTCCCTAACGAATCTGATTGATAGACTTAGAAAAGATGaatcagaaaacaaaaatgatggACAGTTAATGCAGCTGGCATTAACTGCTGCATTCAGCTTGATGGGACGTTTCATTGAAAGATGCCTAAAGGCTAGTTCTTTGATACATTGCCCCTTGTTGCCCTCAGTGCTTGTTTTTGTGGAGTGGTGTTCAAGCATACATGAAGTATGTGCAACCGATCAAAAGAGTACAATagctatttcttatttttttgatgTGTTTGTTGCACTTCTAAATCAACTAAAGGATGATAAAAAGGAAACCGAGAAGCATCTTCATAGAACTCCTCTTTGGGAGGATTATGAGTTGAGGGGCTTTGTACCTATAGCTTGTTCACATCTCTCATTGGATTTTTGCGGTAATTGGGAACACACAGACAACTTTGAAAGTGGAATTGAATTGCGTACTGAGCGCATCAGAGAAGTAGCAATGAAGATAGCAAGCAGTTCAAATAATTGGCAGAAGTGGATTACATGTGATAAATTAGGAAGTAATTTTTATGTGGCTAGATCAGATCAAGATCTTGACAAGAAAGAAACAGAAACTGTGCAGTCCAACGGCAATAGTACAAAATTGGAAGAGCCTAATCAGAAAACGAACAAAGACACAGGAGAACATGGTAAAGGGATGATAAAGGATAATCTAAGTACCAATGGAAAATCTTCTGTAGTGGAAGAAGAGGAAGTTATTCTCTTCAGACCTCTCACAAGGTATAATTCAGCACCATCACACCCCTCTATCTCAACTGATGACAAGATGTCACCAAAAGACAAGGACAGCCAAAGCTTACTGTCCGATGATTGTTTGCGCCGTGCTAGTTCTCTATTTATGGCACAAAACCCAGCTCAAACTCAAAGTGATCCATGGGAATTCAGCATTTTGGATGTCAGGAGTGACAAATCATTCAAACAACAAGAACCTTCAACAAGAGAATCAAATGCGCATAGTTTCTCAGAAGCCCCAATCTCTGCTGGCCCTCCTTCTCTCAATGCTTGGGTCCTTGATAGAGGAAGCTTTAGCCCCAACAGAAACAATGGGACAAATGGCCTTAGTGAGCACAGGTTGCAGCCCATTGAGGAAATAGCCTCTTCATCTTTGGCCAGTCTTTCCATCAATAAAGCTGAGAATTCAGCCACAAGTTCAGTGGATGAGTCTTCAAACTCCCATTACTCCTCTTCTGCTACATATTCCCTTCCAATACCTTCTGCTCCATTACTACCTTATAATGCTGCATGGTTTAGTGTTGCACAATCTAGTTTATCTTCTCCATTATTTACTGACAACTCATTACCAAAAAGTGGTTATCCAGATTGGAGTTCTACTTATGGACCACATGGATATGATCCTAGATTTCCTGTTCTATCAAGTGGATATCCACCACCTGGCAGAATGACTTCTTCAGAATGGCTTCGTTGGTACAGAGAAAATTACAAACCTGAAAGGACTAACAATAACATGCAACCCACTCATTTGAATACTCCTGGTCCTGGAAATCATGTCAACTTCCTCTACCATGATACTTACAGGTTTGGTCAATTTGATACATGGAACAACAACCCCCCTTTGTCTTCTAACCAGTACACTTACATGGAGCCCCCAGGGCCTCCACCAGTGCAGCCAGGTTTTTTGTCTGCTTTTGGTGAGCACAAAGGCAGTGTCTACAACAATTTTCAAAGACCAAGCCCTTATGGGTGTGGTGTAGTGACAGACCTGAGAAATGAGCCACAGTCTCTACTAGAGTGCCTGAAGGAGAAAGAGTGGAGACTCCAGTCAGATCCTAATGTCAGAGGGCCTACATTCATGGGAAATTAG
- the LOC114387419 gene encoding protein SMG7L-like isoform X2, whose translation MATNPSLLPGIHKEEKVLWEIGNSEKQLWALIHSKGLLHSDAQDLYHKVRSSYERIILSNHMLSELQDVEYSLWKLHYKHIDEFRKIIKKSSGNVESKKSGMPQNRAVQGDNCNHLKLFKIFLTEAIEFYQTLIVKLRKHYGVPVEALFYKMGWNSTSVEPDVMQKCQYLCHRCLVCMGDLARYKQQCENPDTKNHNWSVAATHYLEATRIWPDSGNPQNQLAVLATYIGDEFLALYHCVRSLAVKEPFPDAWNNLILLFEKNRSSPLEYVSSKICLDFLKPFRRIGEETKAQWEDDSSNCNKFEGKSNHFAKLWSLVVRTISFLFISSSLEEFSIALASTIGELDKTMELEDAELKTMLESYSQMDLARRGPFRAIQVVSVLIFSLTNLIDRLRKDESENKNDGQLMQLALTAAFSLMGRFIERCLKASSLIHCPLLPSVLVFVEWCSSIHEVCATDQKSTIAISYFFDVFVALLNQLKDDKKETEKHLHRTPLWEDYELRGFVPIACSHLSLDFCGNWEHTDNFESGIELRTERIREVAMKIASSSNNWQKWITCDKLGSNFYVARSDQDLDKKETETVQSNGNSTKLEEPNQKTNKDTGEHGKGMIKDNLSTNGKSSVVEEEEVILFRPLTRYNSAPSHPSISTDDKMSPKDKDSQSLLSDDCLRRASSLFMAQNPAQTQSDPWEFSILDVRSDKSFKQQEPSTRESNAHSFSEAPISAGPPSLNAWVLDRGSFSPNRNNGTNGLSEHRLQPIEEIASSSLASLSINKAENSATSSVDESSNSHYSSSATYSLPIPSAPLLPYNAAWFSVAQSSLSSPLFTDNSLPKSGYPDWSSTYGPHGYDPRFPVLSSGYPPPGRMTSSEWLRWYRENYKPERTNNNMQPTHLNTPGPGNHVNFLYHDTYRFGQFDTWNNNPPLSSNQYTYMEPPGPPPVQPGFLSAFGEHKGSVYNNFQRPSPYGCGVVTDLRNEPQSLLECLKEKEWRLQSDPNVRGPTFMGN comes from the exons ATGGCAACTAATCCATCGCTTTTGCCAGGAATtcataaagaagaaaaagttcTCTGGGAG ATTGGGAATTCTGAAAAGCAGTTGTGGGCATTGATCCATTCCAAAGGCCTTCTGCACTCTGATGCTCAAGACTTGTACCACAAGGTCCGGTCTAGTTATGAGAGAATAATCTTGAGTAACCACATGCTCTCAGAACTTCAGGATGTTGAATATTCCTTGTGGAAGCTGCACTATAAGCATATTGATGAATTTcgcaaaataataaagaaaagctCTGGTAATGTGGAGAGCAAAAAATCAGGAATGCCACAAAATCGTGCTGTGCAGGGAGACAATTGCAATCATTTAAAGTTATTCAAGATATTTCTGAcagaagctattgagttttaCCAAACTCTGATTGTAAAACTTAGAAAACATTATGGAGTCCCAGTGGAGGCTTTGTTTTATAAAATGGGTTGGAACTCTACTTCTGTTGAACCAGATGTCATGCAGAAATGCCAGTATTTATGTCATCGCTGCTTAGTTTGTATGGGGGATCTTGCCAGGTATAAACAACAATGTGAAAACCCAGATACTAAAAATCATAATTGGTCGGTTGCTGCCACCCATTATTTGGAAGCAACAAGGATTTGGCCAGACAGTGGTAACCCACAAAATCAG TTGGCTGTACTGGCAACATATATTGGTGATGAATTTCTTGCTCTTTACCATTGTGTAAGAAGTTTAGCGGTTAAAGAACCTTTTCCTGATGCCTGGAACAATCTTATCTTGTTGTTTGAGAAG AACAGGTCATCTCCTCTGGAATATGTTTCCAGCAAAATCTGTTTAGATTTCTTGAAACCTTTTCGAAGAATTGGTGAAGAGACCAAGGCACAATGGGAAGATGATAGCTCAAACTGCAACAAGTTTGAAGGCAAAAGTAATCATTTTGCAAAGTTATGGTCTCTTGTGGTCAGAACAATAAGCTTCCTCTTCATATCGTCAAG TTTAGAGGAATTCTCTATTGCATTGGCATCTACAATTGGAGAGTTGGATAAAACGATGGAGCTAGAAGATGCAGAACTAAAGACCATGTTGGAATCCTATAGTCAAATGGATTTAGCCAGAAGAGGTCCTTTCCGAGCTATACAAGTAGTTTCTGTTCTCATATTTTCCCTAACGAATCTGATTGATAGACTTAGAAAAGATGaatcagaaaacaaaaatgatggACAGTTAATGCAGCTGGCATTAACTGCTGCATTCAGCTTGATGGGACGTTTCATTGAAAGATGCCTAAAGGCTAGTTCTTTGATACATTGCCCCTTGTTGCCCTCAGTGCTTGTTTTTGTGGAGTGGTGTTCAAGCATACATGAAGTATGTGCAACCGATCAAAAGAGTACAATagctatttcttatttttttgatgTGTTTGTTGCACTTCTAAATCAACTAAAGGATGATAAAAAGGAAACCGAGAAGCATCTTCATAGAACTCCTCTTTGGGAGGATTATGAGTTGAGGGGCTTTGTACCTATAGCTTGTTCACATCTCTCATTGGATTTTTGCGGTAATTGGGAACACACAGACAACTTTGAAAGTGGAATTGAATTGCGTACTGAGCGCATCAGAGAAGTAGCAATGAAGATAGCAAGCAGTTCAAATAATTGGCAGAAGTGGATTACATGTGATAAATTAGGAAGTAATTTTTATGTGGCTAGATCAGATCAAGATCTTGACAAGAAAGAAACAGAAACTGTGCAGTCCAACGGCAATAGTACAAAATTGGAAGAGCCTAATCAGAAAACGAACAAAGACACAGGAGAACATGGTAAAGGGATGATAAAGGATAATCTAAGTACCAATGGAAAATCTTCTGTAGTGGAAGAAGAGGAAGTTATTCTCTTCAGACCTCTCACAAGGTATAATTCAGCACCATCACACCCCTCTATCTCAACTGATGACAAGATGTCACCAAAAGACAAGGACAGCCAAAGCTTACTGTCCGATGATTGTTTGCGCCGTGCTAGTTCTCTATTTATGGCACAAAACCCAGCTCAAACTCAAAGTGATCCATGGGAATTCAGCATTTTGGATGTCAGGAGTGACAAATCATTCAAACAACAAGAACCTTCAACAAGAGAATCAAATGCGCATAGTTTCTCAGAAGCCCCAATCTCTGCTGGCCCTCCTTCTCTCAATGCTTGGGTCCTTGATAGAGGAAGCTTTAGCCCCAACAGAAACAATGGGACAAATGGCCTTAGTGAGCACAGGTTGCAGCCCATTGAGGAAATAGCCTCTTCATCTTTGGCCAGTCTTTCCATCAATAAAGCTGAGAATTCAGCCACAAGTTCAGTGGATGAGTCTTCAAACTCCCATTACTCCTCTTCTGCTACATATTCCCTTCCAATACCTTCTGCTCCATTACTACCTTATAATGCTGCATGGTTTAGTGTTGCACAATCTAGTTTATCTTCTCCATTATTTACTGACAACTCATTACCAAAAAGTGGTTATCCAGATTGGAGTTCTACTTATGGACCACATGGATATGATCCTAGATTTCCTGTTCTATCAAGTGGATATCCACCACCTGGCAGAATGACTTCTTCAGAATGGCTTCGTTGGTACAGAGAAAATTACAAACCTGAAAGGACTAACAATAACATGCAACCCACTCATTTGAATACTCCTGGTCCTGGAAATCATGTCAACTTCCTCTACCATGATACTTACAGGTTTGGTCAATTTGATACATGGAACAACAACCCCCCTTTGTCTTCTAACCAGTACACTTACATGGAGCCCCCAGGGCCTCCACCAGTGCAGCCAGGTTTTTTGTCTGCTTTTGGTGAGCACAAAGGCAGTGTCTACAACAATTTTCAAAGACCAAGCCCTTATGGGTGTGGTGTAGTGACAGACCTGAGAAATGAGCCACAGTCTCTACTAGAGTGCCTGAAGGAGAAAGAGTGGAGACTCCAGTCAGATCCTAATGTCAGAGGGCCTACATTCATGGGAAATTAG